A part of Arachis hypogaea cultivar Tifrunner chromosome 12, arahy.Tifrunner.gnm2.J5K5, whole genome shotgun sequence genomic DNA contains:
- the LOC112730273 gene encoding uncharacterized protein, which produces MAEQIKKFEEEIRKVNDMVSRGQYDGTIEAKRKALVRCCEKWYLRQDVHWKQMSRSWHANEMDRNTRYFHNIASARRRNNRIESLVVNGRLVRNQARIKVVVRDFYKHLYHQEASPRVSFRDGLVNRLEREEAETLEALPSVEEVKEVVWDCESSKAPGSDGYNMNFIKKCWNMIGAEFTTAVMDFFETAKLPPDANVTWVAL; this is translated from the coding sequence TAAGAAGTTTGAGGAAGAAATCAGGAAAGTGAATGATATGGTTAGTAGAGGACAGTATGACGGTACAATAGAGGCGAAGAGGAAGGCTTTAGTGAGGTGCTGCGAAAAGTGGTATCTAAGGCAGGATGTGCATTGGAAGCAAATGTCAAGATCTTGGCATGCCAATGAGATGGATCGGAACACAAGGTATTTCCATAATATAGCTTCagcaagaagaaggaataatcgAATTGAGTCTTTGGTGGTTAATGGGAGGCTAGTGAGGAATCAAGCAAGAATCAAGGTTGTGGTCCGGGACTTTTACAAACACCTGTACCACCAGGAAGCGTCTCCAAGGGTGAGCTTTAGGGATGGATTAGTTAATCGATTAGAGAGGGAGGAAGCGGAAACCTTAGAGGCGCTACCATCAGTAGAGGAAGTGAAAGAAGTAGTTTGGGATTGTGAATCTTCTAAGGCTCCAGGGAGTGATGGGTACAACATGAATTTTATAAAGAAATGTTGGAATATGATTGGAGCGGAATTCACTACAGCTGTGATGGATTTCTTTGAGACAGCAAAATTACCACCAGACGCTAATGTCACATGGGTAgctttgtga